A genome region from Gopherus evgoodei ecotype Sinaloan lineage unplaced genomic scaffold, rGopEvg1_v1.p scaffold_35_arrow_ctg1, whole genome shotgun sequence includes the following:
- the LOC115641638 gene encoding immunoglobulin superfamily member 1-like: MRFVLNKEGRHFAPVDSDGFGAVFAISNVSREDGGSYNCSYHSQSAPFAVSDPSDPVELVVRDPGLSRPSISLSPTGVTAPGADVTIWCQGQRQDVRFFLHKTGDLNPQQHMDPAGAGAEFRIPTVGRQHGGNYSCSYRPRSEPFVSSQPSDPVQLVIAGTWIQPCREENLPGGQVDSHGVQRRWHKRPAPKHPCLGESPHQTAPELTAV, from the exons ATGCGGTTCGTGCTGAATAAAGAGGGACGTCATTTCGCACCTGTGGATTCGGACGGGTTTGGGGCTGTGTTTGCCATCAGCAACGTGAGCCGGGAGGACGGCGGGAGCTACAACTGCTCCTATCACAGCCAATCGGCGCCGTTCGCCGTGTCGGACCCCAGCGACCCTGTGGAGCTGGTGGTGAGAG ATCCTGGCTTATCCAGACCCTCCATCTCCCTGAGCCCCACCGGAGTCACCGCCCCAGGGGCAGACGTCACCATCTGGTGTCAGGGGCAGCGCCAGGACGTGAGGTTCTTCCTGCACAAGACTGGAGACCTGAACCCGCAGCAACACATGGACCCTGCTGGGGCCGGGGCCGAGTTCCGCATCCCCACCGTGGGCCGGCAGCACGGAGGGAACTACAGCTGCAGCTACCGGCCCCGGTCAGAGCCCTTCGTCTCCTCGCAGCCCAGTGACCCCGTGCAGTTGGTGATAGCAG GAACCTGGATCCAGCCGTGCAGGGAAGAGAATCTCCCCGGGGGACAAGTGGATTCCCATGGGGTGCAGAGACGCTGGCACAAACGCCCTGCCCCCAAACACCCCTGCCTCGGAGAATCGCCCCACCAAACAGCTCCCGAGCTGACGGCAGTGTGA